In Rissa tridactyla isolate bRisTri1 chromosome 2, bRisTri1.patW.cur.20221130, whole genome shotgun sequence, a single window of DNA contains:
- the NKTR gene encoding NK-tumor recognition protein isoform X2, with the protein MGVQDRPQCFFEIEINREPVGRIMFQLFSDICPKTCKNFLCLCSGEKGIGKTTGKKLCYKGTTFHRVVKNFMIQGGDFSEGNGKGGESIYGGYFKDENFILKHDRAFLLSMANRGKHTNGSQFFITTKPAPHLDGVHVVFGLVISGFEVIEQIENLKTDTASRPYADVRVIDCGVLVTKSAKDALEKKKKVCSDSEASDSSSSASSSSETSSDSEAENERSRRRKRKRRTKTKQSRKRRKEERKKEDPRCKRTSNQRRLSDKSDITEKAADVSTKRDKPVVRPEEIPPVPENRFLLRRDVPVVSVEPEPKLLDATPVLTDQKPSVSKSGRKIKGRGTIRYHTPPRSRSCSESDDDESSETPPHWKEEMQRLRTYRPPSGEKWSKGDKLSDPCTSRWDERSASRRSRSWSHNGYSDLSTVRYSSHHKKHRKEKKKVKHKKKSKKQKHFKKHKQTKKKKTSASSDAESSHSFPRRTKSSCDHERKSRSSSLSSRHSSRRDWSKSDKEDQSSSTLSSRGTRSYYRSRSRSKSRSYSRRSSRSRSASKSSRSRSRSRSSSNARHQKTVSNSPRNISTRLNENKLNKTAEPVRAVILPSDKVVIPPVVPENLPVIPLSDSPPPSRWKPGQKPWKPSYERIQEMKAKTTHLIPAPTNYNLVVIKEANTSSSYRKRQRSSDSDRSGYSKYRSDRSSDSWPRSRSRSSRSRSYSRSYTRSRSPSSSRTKSRSSGRSPSLSKYRSDRSGYSESTSYYSLSDDDRHRNKRKSASSDQKARSLKLRQETSSESTLPYKCTKDYDESSQGLKESDSLSSSDFSTDSERSAKVKVVQEKEGRFQLEGDTQKQDKNSLSSERGEEKSKCERDSDHAKKKAAKEKSSEQPRGGAKAKRKSYSGSKWDSESNSERGEARHNRGDSRPSSGKEEGEATSGSDTELSVTKRIKKQSNSSEGFLDSDCTWKTSKQLSSSESESSCSSSTNVRGKSKKHKHGLKKTLKKSHSKKAKEKSKGKKEKKHKVQRRKEMFHWQPPLEFGEEDEEEINEKPVTKDDKEDKQLIRDIKEKKQVHEKDEIVKDKMGNGEKPCADEKLLGKNSVCDTSPDCSNLNKDGIETNASTGILNSGINVTACKNEVKQAEESNQNGLEDVIQTDDNMEICTPDRNSPGKLDVDILSPVILTAKPQALSASIHKDLQVETPEQEAVKLGNNIIDFINIKEENETGRQENNSVPMSSAKDCSLKSENTENTQSNMIDNKWKPLQGVGNLQPATVSTAAEVKNVASVPEPKPAGLRIEIKAKNKVRPGSLFDEVRKTARLNRRPRNQESSSEEESPSRDDNSPSRSLSRSRSKSESKSRHRTRSMSYSHSRSRSRSSTYSYRSRSYTRSRSRGWYSRDRSRSRSSSYHSYKSRSRTYSRSRSRSSSYGHHSRSSRSYTYDSYYSRSRSRSKRSDSYRRSRSYDRRSRSYGSDSESDRSYSNNRSPSESSRYS; encoded by the exons GTGAAAAAGGAATTGGCAAAACAACTGGAAAGAAGCTGTGCTACAAAGGCACTACGTTCCATCGTGTGGTTAAAAACTTCATGATTCAGGGTGGGGACTTCAGCGAAg GTAATGGAAAAGGAGGTGAATCTATTTATGGTGGCTATTTTAAAG aTGAAAACTTTATTCTCAAACATGACAGAGCGTTCCTTTTGTCAATGGCAAACCGAGGGAAACATACCAATGGTTCCCAATTTTTCAT AACAACGAAACCCGCTCCTCATCTCGATGG cGTACATGTTGTCTTTGGACTggttatttctggttttgaagtAATAGAGCAAATAGAAAATCTGAAAACTGATACTGCAAGTAGGCCCTATGCCGACGTACGAGTTATTGACTGTGGGGTGCTTGTTACAAAATCAGCAAAAGATG ctttggagaagaagaagaaagtatgTTCTGACTCAGAAGCTTCAGACTCCTCCTCCAGTGCATCAAGCTCTTCAGAAACTTCATCTGACAGCgaagctgaaaatgaaagaagcagAAGGAGGAAGCGTAAAAGAAGAACTAAAACCAAACAATCGAGAAAacgaagaaaggaagagagaaagaaggaggatcCAAGGTGCAAGCGAACCTCAAACCAAAGACG ccttTCTGACAAGAGTGATATAACAGAAAAAGCAGCCGATGTTAGCACAAAGAGGGACAAACCGGTGGTACGTCCTGAAGAAATTCCCCCAGtgcctgaaaacagatttttgctaAGAAGAGATGTGCCTGTTGTCAGCGTAGAACCTGAACC GAAGCTTCTTGATGCTACGCCAGTTCTGACTGATCAGAAACCATCAGTCTCTAAATCTGGACGAAAAATTAAAGGACGGGGCACAATA CGGTATCACACCCCACCTCGGTCACGATCGTGTTCTGAATCCGATGATGATGAGAGCAGTGAGACCCCTCCTCACTGGAAAGAGGAAATGCAGAGATTACGAACATATAGACCACCTAGTGGAGAAAAGTGGAGTAAAGGAGATAA gTTGAGTGACCCATGTACAAGCAGATGGGATGAAAGAAGTGCATCCCGGAGATCAAGGTCTTGGTCCCATAACGGTTATTCTGATCTGAGTACTGTAAGATATTCTAGCCAtcacaaaaagcacagaaaagagaaaaagaaggtgaaacataaaaagaaatctaaaaagcagaagcatttcaAGAAGCACAAGCAAacgaagaaaaagaaaacatcagcctCATCGGATGCAGAATCCTCTCATTCCTTCCCCAGGAGGACGAAATCATCTTGTGATCATGAGAGGAAATCTCGTTCTTCTTCATTGTCTTCCAGACATTCATCCAGAAGAGACTGGTCGAAATCTGATAAGGAAGACCAGAGCTCATCGACGTTATCAAGCAGAGGGACTCGATCGTACTACAGGTCCAGATCTAGGTCTAAATCAAGATCTTATTCCCGAAGAAGTTCTAGATCAAGGTCAGCCTCTAAATCATCGCGTTCTCGAAGTAGGTCAAGGTCAAGTTCTAACGCTAGGCACCAAAAGACAGTTTCCAATTCTCCACGAAATATTTCAACACgattaaatgaaaacaagttgAACAAGACCGCTGAGCCTGTAAGAGCAGTTATACTCCCAAGTGACAAAGTTGTCATACCACCAGTTGTCCCAGAAAACCTCCCTGTTATACCCTTAAGTGATAGTCCACCGCCTTCAAGGTGGAAACCTGGACAGAAACCATGGAAGCCATCTTATGAGCGGATTCAGGAAATGAAAGCTAAAACAACCCATTTAATACCTGCACCAACTAATTACAATTTAGTAGTCATTAAAGAGGCTAACACTTCTTCCTCATATCGTAAGCGACAAAGGAGTTCAGATAGCGATCGAAGCGGTTATTCCAAATACCGTAGTGACAGAAGCTCAGATAGTTGGCCAAGATCAAGAAGCAGGTCCTCTCGAAGCAGGTCATACTCAAGATCTTACACGAGATCTAGAAGTCCATCTAGCTCTAGGACAAAGTCTCGTTCTTCTGGCAGATCACCATCATTGAGTAAATACCGCAGTGACAGGTCAGGTTATAGTGAGTCAACGTCTTACTATTCCCTTAGTGATGATGATagacacagaaacaaaagaaaatctgcatCAAGCGATCAAAAAGCTCGGTCTCTTAAACTGAGGCAAGAAACGAGCTCTGAAAGTACTCTCCCTTATAAGTGTACAAAAGACTACGATGAGTCTTCTCAAGGGTTGAAAGAGAGCGACAGTCTATCGTCTTCAGACTTCTCTACTGACAGTGAGCGTTCTGCCAAAGTGAAAGTAGTCCAAGAAAAAGAAGGCCGTTTTCAATTAGAAGGAGATACTCAGAAACAGGATAAAAATAGCTTAAGCTctgagagaggggaggagaaatCCAAGTGTGAGCGGGATTCTGATCACGCTAAAAAGAAAGCAGCTAAGGAGAAATCCTCTGAGCAACCTAGAGGTGGTGCAAAAGCTAAACGAAAATCCTATTCGGGTAGTAAATGGGACTCTGAATCAAATTCTGAAAGGGGAGAAGCAAGGCATAATAGGGGAGATTCCAGACCCTCCTCTGGTAAAGAAGAAGGAGAGGCCACGTCAGGATCTGATACAGAGCTTAGCGTTACCAAAAGGATAAAAAAGCAATCAAATTCTTCAGAAGGCTTTCTGGATTCTGATTGTACCTGGAAGACAAGCAAACAGTTGTCATCCTCTGAATCTGAGAGTTCTTGTTCTAGCTCAACAAACGTTAGAGGAAagtcaaaaaaacacaaacacggATTgaaaaaaactcttaaaaaatcacattccaaaaaagcaaaagaaaaatccaaagggaaaaaggagaagaaacacaaagttcagagaagaaaagaaatgtttcattgGCAGCCCCCCCTGGAGTTTGgtgaagaagatgaggaggagatAAATGAAAAGCCGGTTACCAAGGATGATAAAGAAGACAAGCAGCTTATCAGGGacataaaggagaaaaagcaagttCATGAGAAGGATGAAATAGTCAAAGATAAAATGGGAAATGGTGAAAAGCCTTGTGCGGATGAAAAGCTTTTAGGTAAAAACTCTGTATGTGATACCTCACCGGATTGCAGTAACCTTAATAAAGATGGCATTGAAACAAATGCTTCAACTGGTATTTTAAACTCAGGAATAAATGTGACCGCCTGTAAGAATGAGGTTAAACAAGCTGAAGAAAGTAACCAGAACGGATTGGAAGATGTTATTCAGACAGATGACAACATGGAGATTTGTACGCCAGATCGTAACTCACCAGGGAAGCTGGATGTGGACATTTTGTCTCCTGTCATTCTCACTGCTAAACCTCAGGCTTTAAGTGCTAGTATACACAAAGATTTACAGGTTGAGACCCCTGAACAAGAGGCTGTCAAACTAGGAAACAATATTAtagattttattaatattaaagaagaaaacgaaacaggaaggcaagaaaataaCTCTGTCCCCATGTCTAGCGCTAAAGACTGtagtttaaaaagtgaaaatactgaaaatacacaAAGCAATATGATAGATAATAAATGGAAGCCTTTGCAAGGTGTTGGTAACTTGCAGCCAGCAACAGTTAGTACTGCTGCAGAAGTTAAGAACGTAGCTTCAGTGCCAGAGCCTAAACCAGCTGGTTTAAGAAttgaaataaaagctaaaaataaagtaAGGCCTGGATCTCTGTTTGATGAAGTTAGAAAAACAGCACGGCTAAATCGAAGGCCAAGGAACCAAGAAAGTTCCAGTGAGGAAGAATCTCCAAGTAGAGATGACAATAGCCCGTCCAGGAGTCTCAGCAGGTCACGAAGTAAATCTGAATCTAAATCCAGACACAGAACAAGGTCCATGTCTTACAGTCACTCAAGAAGTCGATCTCGAAGTTCTACATATTCATACAG GTCAAGAAGCTATACAAGAAGCCGAAGCAGGGGATGGTATAGTAGAGATCGGTCAAGAAGTCGAAGTAGTTCTTACCACAGTTACAAGAGTCGTAG
- the NKTR gene encoding NK-tumor recognition protein isoform X9: protein MFQLFSDICPKTCKNFLCLCSGEKGIGKTTGKKLCYKGTTFHRVVKNFMIQGGDFSEGNGKGGESIYGGYFKDENFILKHDRAFLLSMANRGKHTNGSQFFITTKPAPHLDGVHVVFGLVISGFEVIEQIENLKTDTASRPYADVRVIDCGVLVTKSAKDALEKKKKVCSDSEASDSSSSASSSSETSSDSEAENERSRRRKRKRRTKTKQSRKRRKEERKKEDPRCKRTSNQRRSLSDKSDITEKAADVSTKRDKPVVRPEEIPPVPENRFLLRRDVPVVSVEPEPKLLDATPVLTDQKPSVSKSGRKIKGRGTIRYHTPPRSRSCSESDDDESSETPPHWKEEMQRLRTYRPPSGEKWSKGDKLSDPCTSRWDERSASRRSRSWSHNGYSDLSTVRYSSHHKKHRKEKKKVKHKKKSKKQKHFKKHKQTKKKKTSASSDAESSHSFPRRTKSSCDHERKSRSSSLSSRHSSRRDWSKSDKEDQSSSTLSSRGTRSYYRSRSRSKSRSYSRRSSRSRSASKSSRSRSRSRSSSNARHQKTVSNSPRNISTRLNENKLNKTAEPVRAVILPSDKVVIPPVVPENLPVIPLSDSPPPSRWKPGQKPWKPSYERIQEMKAKTTHLIPAPTNYNLVVIKEANTSSSYRKRQRSSDSDRSGYSKYRSDRSSDSWPRSRSRSSRSRSYSRSYTRSRSPSSSRTKSRSSGRSPSLSKYRSDRSGYSESTSYYSLSDDDRHRNKRKSASSDQKARSLKLRQETSSESTLPYKCTKDYDESSQGLKESDSLSSSDFSTDSERSAKVKVVQEKEGRFQLEGDTQKQDKNSLSSERGEEKSKCERDSDHAKKKAAKEKSSEQPRGGAKAKRKSYSGSKWDSESNSERGEARHNRGDSRPSSGKEEGEATSGSDTELSVTKRIKKQSNSSEGFLDSDCTWKTSKQLSSSESESSCSSSTNVRGKSKKHKHGLKKTLKKSHSKKAKEKSKGKKEKKHKVQRRKEMFHWQPPLEFGEEDEEEINEKPVTKDDKEDKQLIRDIKEKKQVHEKDEIVKDKMGNGEKPCADEKLLGKNSVCDTSPDCSNLNKDGIETNASTGILNSGINVTACKNEVKQAEESNQNGLEDVIQTDDNMEICTPDRNSPGKLDVDILSPVILTAKPQALSASIHKDLQVETPEQEAVKLGNNIIDFINIKEENETGRQENNSVPMSSAKDCSLKSENTENTQSNMIDNKWKPLQGVGNLQPATVSTAAEVKNVASVPEPKPAGLRIEIKAKNKVRPGSLFDEVRKTARLNRRPRNQESSSEEESPSRDDNSPSRSLSRSRSKSESKSRHRTRSMSYSHSRSRSRSSTYSYRSRSYTRSRSRGWYSRDRSRSRSSSYHSYKSRSRTYSRSRSRSSSYGHHSRSSRSYTYDSYYSRSRSRSKRSDSYRRSRSYDRRSRSYGSDSESDRSYSNNRSPSESSRYS from the exons GTGAAAAAGGAATTGGCAAAACAACTGGAAAGAAGCTGTGCTACAAAGGCACTACGTTCCATCGTGTGGTTAAAAACTTCATGATTCAGGGTGGGGACTTCAGCGAAg GTAATGGAAAAGGAGGTGAATCTATTTATGGTGGCTATTTTAAAG aTGAAAACTTTATTCTCAAACATGACAGAGCGTTCCTTTTGTCAATGGCAAACCGAGGGAAACATACCAATGGTTCCCAATTTTTCAT AACAACGAAACCCGCTCCTCATCTCGATGG cGTACATGTTGTCTTTGGACTggttatttctggttttgaagtAATAGAGCAAATAGAAAATCTGAAAACTGATACTGCAAGTAGGCCCTATGCCGACGTACGAGTTATTGACTGTGGGGTGCTTGTTACAAAATCAGCAAAAGATG ctttggagaagaagaagaaagtatgTTCTGACTCAGAAGCTTCAGACTCCTCCTCCAGTGCATCAAGCTCTTCAGAAACTTCATCTGACAGCgaagctgaaaatgaaagaagcagAAGGAGGAAGCGTAAAAGAAGAACTAAAACCAAACAATCGAGAAAacgaagaaaggaagagagaaagaaggaggatcCAAGGTGCAAGCGAACCTCAAACCAAAGACG cagccttTCTGACAAGAGTGATATAACAGAAAAAGCAGCCGATGTTAGCACAAAGAGGGACAAACCGGTGGTACGTCCTGAAGAAATTCCCCCAGtgcctgaaaacagatttttgctaAGAAGAGATGTGCCTGTTGTCAGCGTAGAACCTGAACC GAAGCTTCTTGATGCTACGCCAGTTCTGACTGATCAGAAACCATCAGTCTCTAAATCTGGACGAAAAATTAAAGGACGGGGCACAATA CGGTATCACACCCCACCTCGGTCACGATCGTGTTCTGAATCCGATGATGATGAGAGCAGTGAGACCCCTCCTCACTGGAAAGAGGAAATGCAGAGATTACGAACATATAGACCACCTAGTGGAGAAAAGTGGAGTAAAGGAGATAA gTTGAGTGACCCATGTACAAGCAGATGGGATGAAAGAAGTGCATCCCGGAGATCAAGGTCTTGGTCCCATAACGGTTATTCTGATCTGAGTACTGTAAGATATTCTAGCCAtcacaaaaagcacagaaaagagaaaaagaaggtgaaacataaaaagaaatctaaaaagcagaagcatttcaAGAAGCACAAGCAAacgaagaaaaagaaaacatcagcctCATCGGATGCAGAATCCTCTCATTCCTTCCCCAGGAGGACGAAATCATCTTGTGATCATGAGAGGAAATCTCGTTCTTCTTCATTGTCTTCCAGACATTCATCCAGAAGAGACTGGTCGAAATCTGATAAGGAAGACCAGAGCTCATCGACGTTATCAAGCAGAGGGACTCGATCGTACTACAGGTCCAGATCTAGGTCTAAATCAAGATCTTATTCCCGAAGAAGTTCTAGATCAAGGTCAGCCTCTAAATCATCGCGTTCTCGAAGTAGGTCAAGGTCAAGTTCTAACGCTAGGCACCAAAAGACAGTTTCCAATTCTCCACGAAATATTTCAACACgattaaatgaaaacaagttgAACAAGACCGCTGAGCCTGTAAGAGCAGTTATACTCCCAAGTGACAAAGTTGTCATACCACCAGTTGTCCCAGAAAACCTCCCTGTTATACCCTTAAGTGATAGTCCACCGCCTTCAAGGTGGAAACCTGGACAGAAACCATGGAAGCCATCTTATGAGCGGATTCAGGAAATGAAAGCTAAAACAACCCATTTAATACCTGCACCAACTAATTACAATTTAGTAGTCATTAAAGAGGCTAACACTTCTTCCTCATATCGTAAGCGACAAAGGAGTTCAGATAGCGATCGAAGCGGTTATTCCAAATACCGTAGTGACAGAAGCTCAGATAGTTGGCCAAGATCAAGAAGCAGGTCCTCTCGAAGCAGGTCATACTCAAGATCTTACACGAGATCTAGAAGTCCATCTAGCTCTAGGACAAAGTCTCGTTCTTCTGGCAGATCACCATCATTGAGTAAATACCGCAGTGACAGGTCAGGTTATAGTGAGTCAACGTCTTACTATTCCCTTAGTGATGATGATagacacagaaacaaaagaaaatctgcatCAAGCGATCAAAAAGCTCGGTCTCTTAAACTGAGGCAAGAAACGAGCTCTGAAAGTACTCTCCCTTATAAGTGTACAAAAGACTACGATGAGTCTTCTCAAGGGTTGAAAGAGAGCGACAGTCTATCGTCTTCAGACTTCTCTACTGACAGTGAGCGTTCTGCCAAAGTGAAAGTAGTCCAAGAAAAAGAAGGCCGTTTTCAATTAGAAGGAGATACTCAGAAACAGGATAAAAATAGCTTAAGCTctgagagaggggaggagaaatCCAAGTGTGAGCGGGATTCTGATCACGCTAAAAAGAAAGCAGCTAAGGAGAAATCCTCTGAGCAACCTAGAGGTGGTGCAAAAGCTAAACGAAAATCCTATTCGGGTAGTAAATGGGACTCTGAATCAAATTCTGAAAGGGGAGAAGCAAGGCATAATAGGGGAGATTCCAGACCCTCCTCTGGTAAAGAAGAAGGAGAGGCCACGTCAGGATCTGATACAGAGCTTAGCGTTACCAAAAGGATAAAAAAGCAATCAAATTCTTCAGAAGGCTTTCTGGATTCTGATTGTACCTGGAAGACAAGCAAACAGTTGTCATCCTCTGAATCTGAGAGTTCTTGTTCTAGCTCAACAAACGTTAGAGGAAagtcaaaaaaacacaaacacggATTgaaaaaaactcttaaaaaatcacattccaaaaaagcaaaagaaaaatccaaagggaaaaaggagaagaaacacaaagttcagagaagaaaagaaatgtttcattgGCAGCCCCCCCTGGAGTTTGgtgaagaagatgaggaggagatAAATGAAAAGCCGGTTACCAAGGATGATAAAGAAGACAAGCAGCTTATCAGGGacataaaggagaaaaagcaagttCATGAGAAGGATGAAATAGTCAAAGATAAAATGGGAAATGGTGAAAAGCCTTGTGCGGATGAAAAGCTTTTAGGTAAAAACTCTGTATGTGATACCTCACCGGATTGCAGTAACCTTAATAAAGATGGCATTGAAACAAATGCTTCAACTGGTATTTTAAACTCAGGAATAAATGTGACCGCCTGTAAGAATGAGGTTAAACAAGCTGAAGAAAGTAACCAGAACGGATTGGAAGATGTTATTCAGACAGATGACAACATGGAGATTTGTACGCCAGATCGTAACTCACCAGGGAAGCTGGATGTGGACATTTTGTCTCCTGTCATTCTCACTGCTAAACCTCAGGCTTTAAGTGCTAGTATACACAAAGATTTACAGGTTGAGACCCCTGAACAAGAGGCTGTCAAACTAGGAAACAATATTAtagattttattaatattaaagaagaaaacgaaacaggaaggcaagaaaataaCTCTGTCCCCATGTCTAGCGCTAAAGACTGtagtttaaaaagtgaaaatactgaaaatacacaAAGCAATATGATAGATAATAAATGGAAGCCTTTGCAAGGTGTTGGTAACTTGCAGCCAGCAACAGTTAGTACTGCTGCAGAAGTTAAGAACGTAGCTTCAGTGCCAGAGCCTAAACCAGCTGGTTTAAGAAttgaaataaaagctaaaaataaagtaAGGCCTGGATCTCTGTTTGATGAAGTTAGAAAAACAGCACGGCTAAATCGAAGGCCAAGGAACCAAGAAAGTTCCAGTGAGGAAGAATCTCCAAGTAGAGATGACAATAGCCCGTCCAGGAGTCTCAGCAGGTCACGAAGTAAATCTGAATCTAAATCCAGACACAGAACAAGGTCCATGTCTTACAGTCACTCAAGAAGTCGATCTCGAAGTTCTACATATTCATACAG GTCAAGAAGCTATACAAGAAGCCGAAGCAGGGGATGGTATAGTAGAGATCGGTCAAGAAGTCGAAGTAGTTCTTACCACAGTTACAAGAGTCGTAG